From Rhineura floridana isolate rRhiFlo1 chromosome 5, rRhiFlo1.hap2, whole genome shotgun sequence, a single genomic window includes:
- the KCNE2 gene encoding potassium voltage-gated channel subfamily E member 2: MTTLQNFTQALEDTFKKTFIDYMNNWRRNTTADENELQARVDAENLNYVIMYLMVMIGIFSFIVVAILVSTVKSKRQEHSNDPYHQYIVDDWNAKLKSQLHNDLKCTIHENVGSKDKVTPQSA, from the coding sequence ATGACCACTTTACAGAACTTCACCCAGGCTCTGGAAGACACTTTCAAGAAGACATTCATTGATTACATGAACAACTGGCGTAGAAATACCACAGCTGACGAAAATGAACTGCAAGCAAGAGTTGATGCTGAAAATCTAAATTATGTCATTATGTATCTCATGGTGATGATTGGCATTTTCTCTTTCATTGTTGTGGCTATCTTAGTGAGCACTGTGAAATCAAAGAGACAAGAGCACTCCAACGACCCTTATCATCAATACATTGTTGATGACTGGAATGCAAAGCTCAAAAGCCAGCTCCACAATGATCTTAAATGCACTATCCATGAAAACGTTGGATCAAAGGACAAAGTTACCCCCCAATCTGCTTGA
- the C5H21orf140 gene encoding uncharacterized protein C21orf140 homolog: MYRIVNPLLKHIIHRSSHDATTRKQCLQYLKTLRTLQLSDYNTIFLGETDISESLITGGKVPHEDSLNWPVWTVVHAGNSQGWVPWRYRVFLRDDLPLDQPEDVFQELCDFLSITYGKCAIVVKEKRQSRVKIEESTQEVEISEPQPTPLPCLSSIKCCPEIAKATGHELLSVPFPYNYLHPMDAAWSSLKWFIINNRKEFSLTSLERTFSYQCILFSDLIGKGIEKMSPNKWKISVSKVRRWENYYLDKFS, translated from the coding sequence ATGTATCGTATTGTAAAcccacttttaaagcacatcatcCACAGGAGTTCTCATGATGCTACTACAAGGAAACAATGCCTGCAATATTTAAAAACCCTAAGAACTCTTCAGCTTAGTGACTACAATACAATCTTTTTAGGAGAAACTGATATTTCAGAAAGTCTAATAACAGGGGGGAAAGTTCCCCATGAAGATAGTCTTAATTGGCCTGTATGGACAGTTGTACATGCTGGCAACAGCCAAGGATGGGTACCATGGAGATACAGAGTATTTCTAAGGGATGACTTACCCTTAGACCAGCCAGAAGATGTCTTTCAGGAACTCTGTGACTTCCTGTCAATAACCTATGGGAAGTGTGCCATTGTGGTCAAAGAGAAAAGACAGTCAAGAGTGAAAATTGAAGAGTCCACTCAAGAGGTAGAGATAAGTGAACCTCAGCCTACACCTCTGCCTTGTTTATCAAGCATCAAGTGCTGTCCTGAGATTGCTAAGGCCACAGGTCATGAACTTCTCTCAGTGCCTTTCCCCTACAACTACCTCCACCCTATGGATGCTGCCTGGTCATCTCTGAAATGGTTTATTATCAATAACAGAAAGGAGTTCTCTCTGACATCTTTGGAGAGGACCTTCTCATACCAGTGCATCCTCTTCAGTGATTTGATTGGAAAAGGAATCGAGAAGATGAGCCCAAACAAGTGGAAGATATCAGTAAGCAAAGTGCGGAGATGGGAAAACTACTACTTGGATAAGTTTTCCTAA
- the SMIM11 gene encoding small integral membrane protein 11, with translation MLLLNWKVLENFPLLMYILAAKTLILCLAFAGAKMYQRKRLEEKMRKEQEEKLKREHKKEN, from the exons ATGTTGCTACTGAACTGGAAG gTGCTGGAAAATTTCCCACTGCTAATGTACATTTTAGCAGCTAAAACGTTAATTCTTTGCTTAGCATTTGCTGGAGCAAAAATGTACCAGAGGAAAAGGCTtgaagaaaaaatgagaaaagaacAAGAGGAGAAACTTAAAAGGGAACataaaaaagaaaactga